The DNA segment TGAAAGAATAAATCCTACAGGAAGGAAAAAGTTTCAGGAAGAACTTCTTTACGGCATTTTTTCTCTTGCAAAAGATGAAGCGCGCTCTCAGGTGGCTGCCGGTGCAAACCTTCTTGATGTAAATATGGGTGTTCCTAACGCAGATGAAGTAAAACTTTTAACGGAAGCTGTAAATCAAATACAGGAAATCGTTTCGGTTCCGCTTTGTATAGACTCCAGCAATCCAAAAGCTTTGGAAGAGGCCGTAAAAAACTGCGCGGGAAAACCCTTAATCAATTCCGTTAACGGTGAAAAAGTGAAAATCGAAACCATAATGCCGATTGCAAAAAGGTACGGCTGCGGTTTGATAGCTTTAACTACTGATGAAAATGGAATACCAAAAACCACGCGGGAAAGATTAAACATTGCTGAAAAAATTCTAGACGCCGCCGATAAATATGGCGTTAAGAGAGAAAACATAATTTTTGACTATCTTGTTCTTTCGGTAAGCGCTACGCCAGAACAAATTCGTGAAACTTTAAATGCTGTAAAAGAATCAAAAAAACTTTACCCGGAATGCAAATCGCTTTTCGGCATTTCAAATGTTTCTTTTGGGTTGCCTTCAAGGCAGATGATAAATTCAACTTTTCTGAAAATGGCTCTGGAGGCCGGATTGGATTTTGCGATAATCAATCCACATGACGATTGGAATATTTTTGACGATTTTGCAAAGAATCTTCTTGACGACAAAGATACTGGTGCAAAAAAGTATATGGAAGTTTTTTCTTCATACAAAAAGCTTGTGCCGAAAGCTGAACAGGAAAAACTGCCGACTGGAAGACAATTGTATTTTGCGGTTTTAAATGGAAACAAAGAATCGGTACATTCGATAGTTTTGCAAATAATCGAAACGGACAAAAATCCTTTTGACACGGTAAACGACAACGTTCTTGAAGCTTTAAATCTCGTTGGAGACAAATTTGCGGCAAAAGAATATTTTTTGCCGCAGATAATAATGTCCGCGGAAGCTGCTCAAAATGCTTTTGCCATAGTAAAAAGCCTTTTGAGAAAAGAGTCTTTTTTTTCGACGGATAAAATCATAATGGCCACAGTAAAAGGAGATATACATGATATCGGCAAAAACATAGTCTGCACGGTTCTTGAAAGTTACGGCTTCGAAGTTGTAGATATGGGTATTGACGTTGACGCCCATGATATTGTAAATAAAGCACAGGAAGTTAAACCCATAGCCATAGGGCTTTCCGCGTTGATGACTACGACAATGCCTGAAATGGAAAAAGTTGTAAAAATAAGAAACACGGCCCACATACAGCCGAAAATAATAATTGGCGGCGCTGCGGTAACGAAAAAATATGCCGACGAAATCGGCGCAGATGCTTATGCAAAAGATGCATTGGAAACGGCAAAATACATAAAAAATTTGGCAGATGAAAAGATTAGATGCCGAGAAGTTAAGTAACGATAAG comes from the Candidatus Endomicrobium procryptotermitis genome and includes:
- a CDS encoding homocysteine S-methyltransferase family protein; the protein is MDKKSFLDLLENKVLIMDGATGTQLQEKKYLDDIAIPEELNIKFPERILEIYSSYAQAGSNIILSNTFGANPIRLKYHNLLDKASDIIREGINLARAAAGRKDIIVAGDISSLGEYIEPLGTLSFDEAYEAFSFQAALLEKHNADIIILETMPEIKELKAAVLAVKDNFKGALVAQMTFSQDGLTVTGSDILSFLAMAESLGVDAIGLNCSVGAKDLAEMAKVLCENTNIPVSFKPNAGMPTLINHETVFPGTIEEFIESSLKAYSYGVNMFGGCCGTNPDYIKALSKELKDKKPVVRNVKKRFFLSSRNKASDINELKRPIIIGERINPTGRKKFQEELLYGIFSLAKDEARSQVAAGANLLDVNMGVPNADEVKLLTEAVNQIQEIVSVPLCIDSSNPKALEEAVKNCAGKPLINSVNGEKVKIETIMPIAKRYGCGLIALTTDENGIPKTTRERLNIAEKILDAADKYGVKRENIIFDYLVLSVSATPEQIRETLNAVKESKKLYPECKSLFGISNVSFGLPSRQMINSTFLKMALEAGLDFAIINPHDDWNIFDDFAKNLLDDKDTGAKKYMEVFSSYKKLVPKAEQEKLPTGRQLYFAVLNGNKESVHSIVLQIIETDKNPFDTVNDNVLEALNLVGDKFAAKEYFLPQIIMSAEAAQNAFAIVKSLLRKESFFSTDKIIMATVKGDIHDIGKNIVCTVLESYGFEVVDMGIDVDAHDIVNKAQEVKPIAIGLSALMTTTMPEMEKVVKIRNTAHIQPKIIIGGAAVTKKYADEIGADAYAKDALETAKYIKNLADEKIRCREVK